One Equus quagga isolate Etosha38 chromosome 5, UCLA_HA_Equagga_1.0, whole genome shotgun sequence genomic window carries:
- the INO80B gene encoding INO80 complex subunit B — translation MVATHRKQPVVLLESVLPRGGRGMSACVQTIFSPLFLQDPMSKLWRRGSTSGAMEAPEPGEALELSLAGTHGHGVHKKKHKKHKKKHKKKHHQEEEAGPTQPSPAKPQLKLKIKLGGQVLGTKSVPTFTVIPEGPRSPSPLMVVDNEEEPMEGVPLEQYRAWLDEDSNLSPSPLRDLSGGLVGQEEEEEQRWLDALEKGELDDNGDLKKEINERLLTARQRALLQKARSQPSPMLPLPVAGGCPAPALTEEMLLKREERARKRRLQAARRAEEHKNQTIERLTKTAAPSGRGGRGAARGERRGGRAAAPAPMVRYSSGAQGSTLSFPPGVPTPAPVSQRPSPSGPPPRCSVPGCPHPRRYACSRTGQALCSLQCYRINLQMRLGGPEGPGSPLLAT, via the exons ATGGTTGCTACGCACCGGAAGCAGCCAGTTGTTTTGCTGGAGTCAGTTCTTCCGCGGGGCGGAAGAGGCATGTCTGCTTGTGTCCAGACCATTTTCAGCCCCCTTTTCTTGCAGGACCCCATGAGTAAGCTGTGGCGGCGTGGGAGCACCTCTGGGGCCATGGAGGCCCCTGAGCCGG GAGAAGCGCTGGAGTTGAGTCTGGCGGGTACCCATGGCCACGGAGTGCACAAGAAGAAGCACAAGAAGCATAAGAAGAAGCATAAGAAGAAACACCatcaggaggaggaggctgggcctaCGCAGCCGTCCCCTGCCAAGCCCCAGCTCAAACTCAAAATCAAGCTGGGAGGGCAGGTCCTGGGCACCAAGAG TGTTCCTACCTTCACTGTGATCCCTGAGGGTCCTCGCTCACCCTCTCCCCTTATGGTTGTGGACAATGAAGAGGAACCTATGGAAGGAGTCCCTCTTGAGCAGTACCGTGCCTGGCTGG ATGAAGACAGTAAtctgtccccctccccacttcgGGACCTGTCTGGGGGCTTAGTgggtcaggaggaggaggaggaacagaggtGGCTGGATGCCCTGGAGAAGGGGGAGCTGGATGACAATGGAGATCTCAAGAAGGAGATTAATGAACGGCTGCTCACTGCTCGACAG CGAGCTCTGCTCCAGAAGGCGAGGAGTCAGCCTTCCCCGATGCTGCCGCTGCCTGTGGCTGGGGgctgccccgcccccgccctcaCCGAGGAGATGCTGCTGAAGCGCGAGGAGCGGGCACGGAAGAGGCGGCTGCAGGCGGCGCGGCGGGCAGAGGAGCACAAGAACCAGACTATCGAGCGCCTCACCAAGACTGCGGCGCCCAGCGGGCGGGGAGGCCGAGGGGCCGCGCGGGGCGAGCGGCGGGGAGGGCGGGCAGCTGCCCCGGCCCCCATGGTGCGCTACAGCAGCGGGGCACAGGGTTCCACCCTTTCCTTCCCACCTGGCGTCCCCACCCCCGCGCCAGTGTCTCAGAGGCCGTCCCCATCTGGCCCTCCTCCTCGATGCTCTGTCCCCGGCTGCCCCCACCCGCGACGCTACGCCTGCTCCCGCACGGGCCAGGCGCTTTGCAGCCTTCAGTGCTACCGTATCAACTTGCAGATGCGGCTAGGGGGACCCGAGGGCCCCGGATCCCCACTTTTGGCTACTTAA